Proteins encoded together in one Chitinophaga varians window:
- a CDS encoding rhamnogalacturonan acetylesterase, translated as MQANRRNFLKLTGRLGPKDVYAAQRKSSRLPIARIILAAMTLLLCSFLPQQKKVRIFSIGDSTMCDYDQKYLTGFGGDSLYPIRGWMQMARTLFPPYVEVHNAARSGRSSKSFRTEGYWQKVIDSVQEGDYVFIMFGPNDQKPDTARHTDPHTTFRQNLINYVNEVKAKNARPVLFTCIVRRKFDSNGKIENTHGDYPAVAREVAAEMKVPLVDLNKKSAELLESYGPEASKKLFLHIQPGIFPKLPDGKKDDTHMSELGATKVAEVALTELKHLGIY; from the coding sequence ATGCAAGCGAACCGCAGAAATTTCCTGAAACTGACAGGCCGTTTGGGCCCCAAAGACGTGTATGCTGCTCAACGCAAAAGCAGTCGCCTACCCATTGCCAGGATAATATTGGCGGCCATGACGTTGTTGCTATGCAGCTTCCTGCCGCAGCAAAAGAAAGTACGCATCTTCTCCATCGGTGATTCCACCATGTGCGATTACGATCAAAAATACCTCACCGGTTTTGGAGGCGACAGTCTGTACCCTATCCGTGGCTGGATGCAGATGGCACGCACACTTTTTCCGCCTTATGTGGAAGTGCATAATGCTGCCCGCAGCGGCAGAAGCTCCAAAAGCTTCCGTACAGAAGGGTACTGGCAGAAAGTGATCGACAGCGTGCAAGAGGGCGACTATGTTTTCATCATGTTCGGTCCCAATGACCAAAAACCGGATACCGCCAGGCACACCGATCCGCATACTACTTTCCGCCAGAACCTGATCAACTATGTAAACGAGGTAAAAGCCAAAAACGCCCGTCCCGTGCTGTTTACCTGCATTGTACGCCGGAAGTTTGACAGCAACGGTAAAATAGAAAATACCCACGGCGATTATCCCGCTGTTGCACGGGAGGTGGCTGCCGAAATGAAAGTGCCGCTGGTAGACCTCAATAAAAAATCAGCGGAATTGCTGGAAAGCTATGGCCCTGAAGCCTCTAAAAAGTTATTTCTGCACATACAGCCAGGCATCTTCCCAAAGCTGCCTGATGGTAAAAAAGATGATACGCATATGAGTGAATTGGGCGCTACTAAAGTGGCGGAAGTTGCATTGACAGAATTAAAGCATTTAGGGATTTATTGA
- a CDS encoding RagB/SusD family nutrient uptake outer membrane protein — protein MMKIIYYTGCIAMLMTAVACKKFLDKEPSSAFDERYIFSDVPNATSAVIGAYEPLTHQQAYGSRLSLMYPYDNDEMIGVTNTSAPDNSSRDLSRYNLQATNAQLPGPFQQLYLGIERANTCIKNIPAMDLYSKGSAAEQQQLRRLHGEALTLRAQYYFELIRNWGDVPAQFEPSIDQPDLFLAKTDRDTIYGRMLSDLKMAADLVPWRNEPGVAADERITKGAVKGLRARIALFRGGYSLRRASRKMERTADYIEYYKIARDECADIMQRRDKHTLNPVFQAVFKDGLDAYKLDPYGEVMFEIAMAVGLTGNLGYYDGPRFFVAGNAGQLGNSSIRVVPTYFYSFDSLDTRRDVTTAPYYNNADKTKTVQTMVNMVSGKFRADWITPAPATTAQQLGINWPVLRFSDVLLMFAEADNELNNGPTAAAIAAYEEVRKRGFKGNENKIGQTPSTKETFFNALVAERSFEFGGEGIRKYDLIRWNLLYQKIQETRANYTKMMNREPPYNNLPQAMYYKTGSSAVIWGNSLYQPTPATLPAGYAKVSWTSSITASWITNVAQLFVPNRSELLPIPQTSLEANHKLTQDYGY, from the coding sequence ATGATGAAGATAATTTACTACACGGGATGTATCGCGATGCTGATGACAGCTGTTGCCTGTAAGAAATTCCTTGACAAGGAACCATCCTCCGCTTTCGACGAGCGGTATATCTTCAGCGATGTGCCCAACGCCACCAGCGCCGTTATCGGCGCCTATGAGCCGCTTACCCACCAGCAGGCCTATGGCAGCCGGTTGAGCCTTATGTATCCCTATGATAACGATGAAATGATCGGCGTGACCAACACTTCTGCTCCGGACAACAGTTCCCGCGATCTGTCCCGCTACAACTTGCAAGCCACCAACGCACAGCTGCCCGGACCTTTTCAGCAGCTGTACCTGGGCATTGAACGCGCCAACACCTGCATCAAAAACATACCGGCCATGGACCTGTACAGCAAAGGCAGCGCCGCCGAACAGCAGCAGTTGCGCCGGCTGCATGGCGAAGCGCTCACCCTTCGCGCGCAGTACTACTTTGAGCTGATCAGAAACTGGGGAGATGTGCCCGCACAATTTGAGCCGTCCATCGATCAGCCGGATTTATTTTTGGCCAAAACCGATCGGGACACCATCTATGGGCGTATGCTCAGTGACCTCAAGATGGCCGCAGACCTTGTTCCGTGGCGCAACGAGCCAGGCGTGGCAGCAGATGAAAGGATCACCAAAGGCGCCGTAAAAGGCTTACGCGCGCGCATTGCATTGTTCAGAGGAGGCTACTCCCTTCGTCGCGCCTCCCGTAAAATGGAGCGTACCGCAGATTACATTGAATATTACAAAATTGCCCGCGATGAATGCGCTGATATCATGCAGCGCCGCGACAAACACACCCTGAACCCTGTTTTCCAGGCGGTATTCAAAGACGGACTGGATGCATATAAACTTGACCCTTACGGGGAAGTGATGTTTGAAATAGCCATGGCCGTTGGTTTAACCGGCAACCTGGGTTACTATGACGGTCCCCGTTTCTTTGTGGCCGGCAATGCCGGTCAGCTGGGCAACAGCTCCATCCGCGTGGTCCCAACGTATTTTTACTCCTTTGATTCCCTGGACACCCGCCGCGATGTGACCACAGCTCCCTATTACAACAACGCTGACAAAACCAAAACCGTACAGACAATGGTGAATATGGTCAGCGGGAAGTTCCGTGCCGACTGGATCACACCCGCGCCTGCTACCACTGCGCAACAGCTGGGCATCAACTGGCCGGTATTACGTTTTTCCGATGTACTGCTGATGTTCGCAGAAGCCGACAATGAGCTGAACAACGGCCCCACAGCCGCCGCCATAGCGGCCTACGAAGAAGTAAGAAAAAGAGGATTTAAAGGCAATGAAAATAAAATCGGACAGACACCTTCCACCAAAGAAACTTTCTTTAACGCGCTGGTAGCAGAACGTTCATTTGAATTCGGGGGAGAAGGCATCCGCAAATATGATCTTATCCGCTGGAACCTTCTCTATCAAAAAATACAGGAAACAAGGGCCAACTATACGAAGATGATGAACCGTGAACCACCTTACAACAACCTGCCACAGGCGATGTACTACAAAACCGGTTCATCTGCCGTGATATGGGGCAACTCCCTGTATCAGCCCACTCCGGCCACCCTTCCTGCCGGTTATGCCAAAGTCAGCTGGACCAGCTCCATCACCGCCAGCTGGATCACCAATGTGGCACAACTCTTTGTACCTAATCGCAGCGAGCTGTTACCCATACCACAAACATCGCTCGAAGCCAACCATAAGCTGACACAGGATTATGGGTACTAA
- a CDS encoding archaemetzincin, with protein MSMFFACGYKHADPVIAGQQAYFNAIARNDVPLGTPQEGDWRAAHNEKAQTFDAYKAARPVKPTAARSVIYLLPVGEFTPLQEKILEAAREYTAIFFQLKTVLLPAHSDSAFPAGTFRQREDGHIQLLAPYILDSLLKGNIPNDGITLMAISALDLYPKSDWNYVFGLASYTDKVGVSSIYRLQDKTLDTSNYITCLKRLNKVASHEIGHMFSLRHCLHAQCVMNGSNNLHETDQAPNRLCSACQQKLYWNLRYDHQKRLEQLVNYCHQQQLQPEQRLLQKDLDAIR; from the coding sequence ATGTCGATGTTTTTCGCTTGCGGCTACAAGCATGCCGACCCTGTAATAGCAGGCCAACAGGCTTATTTCAATGCTATCGCGCGTAACGATGTACCTCTCGGTACGCCACAGGAAGGCGACTGGCGTGCCGCACACAACGAAAAAGCACAGACGTTTGACGCATATAAGGCCGCCCGCCCGGTAAAACCTACGGCTGCCCGGTCAGTGATTTATTTATTGCCCGTGGGTGAATTTACTCCGCTTCAGGAAAAGATACTGGAAGCTGCCAGGGAGTATACCGCTATCTTTTTCCAGCTGAAAACCGTGCTGCTGCCGGCCCATTCAGACAGCGCTTTTCCGGCCGGCACATTCCGGCAGCGGGAAGACGGCCATATCCAGTTACTGGCGCCTTATATACTGGATAGCCTGCTAAAAGGTAATATCCCGAACGACGGTATCACCCTGATGGCCATCAGCGCCCTGGACCTGTATCCGAAAAGCGACTGGAATTATGTGTTCGGTCTCGCCTCCTATACAGACAAGGTAGGCGTATCTTCCATTTACCGGCTACAGGACAAAACACTGGACACATCTAACTATATCACCTGCTTAAAGAGGCTCAATAAAGTCGCTTCACACGAAATCGGCCATATGTTTTCGCTGCGTCATTGCCTTCACGCCCAATGCGTCATGAACGGCTCCAATAACCTGCATGAAACCGACCAGGCACCCAATCGCCTCTGTTCAGCATGTCAGCAAAAACTGTATTGGAATCTCCGGTATGATCATCAAAAAAGGTTGGAGCAACTGGTCAATTACTGCCACCAACAACAATTACAGCCCGAACAGCGCTTACTGCAAAAAGACCTCGACGCCATCAGATAA
- a CDS encoding DUF2268 domain-containing putative Zn-dependent protease (predicted Zn-dependent protease with a strongly conserved HExxH motif), translated as MKRKTGFPVCCIAFLLMFSCSVRVVAQDAPRVFTSDVDNFWTAFDSVKTVSDTTRQIALMQSLYIDKGTEGLRLFMQLRKFDAARLVTAVNKYPKFWASVRENTLKIKPKIPAIEAHIREFKVLYPDLRPAKLFFTITAVRAAGTVQDSLVLIGTEITTGNKYTDVSEFPDKRLANFFQAQSTDNIIPVVVHEYVHTQQRSEAKILLGQALHEGACDFITELILKEPLMNSYLQYGRKNEQELKAAFKKEMLGEDFSNWLYNGSTTKTMGDLGYFMGYAICKSYYQHAKKKGQAIKDIITLNYGDQAAVTAFLEKSRYYGRN; from the coding sequence ATGAAAAGAAAAACCGGTTTTCCTGTCTGCTGTATCGCATTCCTGCTGATGTTTTCCTGTTCCGTCCGGGTGGTGGCGCAGGACGCTCCGCGTGTGTTTACCTCCGATGTTGATAACTTCTGGACGGCTTTTGACAGTGTAAAGACGGTCAGTGACACCACGCGGCAGATTGCGCTGATGCAGTCGCTGTACATCGATAAAGGCACGGAGGGGCTCAGGCTGTTCATGCAACTCAGGAAGTTCGATGCGGCCAGGCTGGTAACGGCTGTCAACAAGTATCCTAAATTCTGGGCTTCTGTCCGGGAAAATACATTGAAAATAAAACCCAAGATCCCTGCTATCGAAGCGCATATACGGGAGTTTAAAGTGTTGTACCCAGATCTTCGTCCGGCGAAGCTCTTTTTCACGATCACGGCTGTACGCGCGGCGGGCACCGTGCAGGATTCACTGGTCCTGATAGGAACGGAAATAACTACCGGGAATAAATACACGGACGTGTCCGAGTTTCCGGACAAAAGGCTGGCGAACTTCTTCCAGGCGCAAAGCACAGACAATATCATCCCGGTGGTAGTACATGAATATGTGCATACCCAGCAACGGTCGGAGGCCAAAATATTGCTGGGACAGGCATTACACGAAGGCGCCTGTGATTTTATCACGGAGCTGATCTTAAAAGAACCTTTAATGAATTCTTACCTTCAGTACGGACGGAAGAACGAGCAGGAGCTGAAAGCGGCATTCAAAAAAGAAATGCTGGGAGAAGATTTTTCCAACTGGCTGTACAACGGTTCCACCACGAAAACCATGGGAGACCTGGGCTATTTCATGGGATATGCCATTTGTAAGTCGTACTACCAGCACGCCAAAAAGAAAGGGCAGGCGATAAAAGACATTATCACGCTGAATTATGGCGATCAGGCAGCCGTGACGGCTTTCCTGGAGAAATCCCGGTATTACGGCCGTAACTAA
- a CDS encoding T9SS type A sorting domain-containing protein, whose product MKKWLLPLLPATLFITIVTNGHAYAQNAATATWALTATQQVATSENISAAAKTLGGLKTDTSGPLPQIAFPGAEGAGRFAQGGRGGTVYYVTNLNNSGPGSLRDAVSQPNRTVMFKVSGTINLLSAVVLTQDNITIAGQTAPGDGICLANYGMGIRANNIIVRYIRSRPGDIILNPNDTAKAVDAMYNNFGSPVTKPYSNIIIDHCSMSWSTDEAGSFYAISNFTLQWSLLSESLYKSKHVKETPHGYGGIWGGQQSSFHHNLLASHSNRNPRFSGSANTGQPELEYVDFRNNVIYNWVGSSYGGAGGHQNMVNNYYKPGPATTGSLNCATSNRRHRILLYTTFSVSLAGDTIPGGKFYIKGNYVPGYPCVEETTDTSSNNWTYGVHPDGQPGAAAALANARVDTPFPYAPVTTQSAQDAFVSVTATAGAILPRRDTVDRRIIRETRTGTATFGDTSYHAPGAGNPSGIIDCQNTVGGWPTLTSSTYPDDTDNDGLPNWWEKMKGGDSISIAANSVDSDGFTMLEKYLNAIPSPDQQVTFTQTAGIRAGGDTVRISFDTDWAKDVFAFGIFRSTDNTSFTKIATINSNINQTHYATDYPAAPAQTCYYKIGSYRPNGTGDTVYSQTITLDNALMMRQQANKALRHALSSSVNTQNSNITIYPNPVSDRLTVGHPAVKGRAGITLYTVDGQRVKTCIAANGATTTNINTGELGNGTYLLVMDNGGVRTGKVFLIFK is encoded by the coding sequence ATGAAAAAATGGCTACTTCCTTTATTGCCGGCGACACTGTTTATCACCATTGTCACTAACGGCCACGCCTATGCGCAAAATGCTGCTACCGCTACCTGGGCGCTTACTGCTACGCAACAGGTAGCAACTTCGGAAAATATCTCCGCTGCTGCGAAAACGCTCGGCGGCCTGAAGACCGACACGAGCGGACCTCTTCCCCAAATTGCCTTCCCGGGCGCTGAAGGCGCCGGCAGGTTCGCGCAGGGTGGCAGGGGCGGCACGGTATACTATGTCACCAATCTCAATAACTCCGGGCCCGGCAGCCTGCGCGATGCTGTCAGTCAGCCTAACCGCACTGTCATGTTCAAGGTCTCCGGTACCATCAACCTCTTAAGCGCGGTAGTGCTCACTCAGGACAACATCACCATCGCCGGGCAGACCGCCCCGGGAGACGGCATCTGCCTGGCCAACTACGGCATGGGCATACGGGCCAATAACATCATTGTACGGTACATCCGCAGCCGCCCCGGCGATATTATCCTCAATCCCAACGACACCGCAAAAGCGGTGGACGCCATGTACAACAACTTCGGGTCTCCCGTTACCAAGCCCTATTCCAATATCATCATAGACCACTGCTCCATGAGCTGGTCTACCGATGAAGCAGGTTCTTTTTATGCCATTTCTAATTTTACACTGCAATGGAGCCTGTTGAGTGAAAGTCTTTACAAGTCCAAACATGTTAAAGAAACACCGCACGGCTACGGTGGCATCTGGGGCGGACAACAATCTTCTTTTCACCACAACCTGCTGGCCAGCCACAGCAACCGTAATCCGCGTTTCTCCGGCAGCGCCAATACCGGCCAGCCCGAACTGGAGTACGTCGATTTCCGGAACAACGTTATCTACAACTGGGTAGGATCAAGCTATGGCGGCGCAGGCGGCCATCAGAATATGGTCAACAATTACTACAAACCCGGTCCGGCCACCACCGGCAGCCTGAACTGCGCCACCAGCAACCGCCGCCACCGTATCCTGCTCTATACCACTTTCAGCGTGTCACTGGCCGGAGATACCATTCCCGGCGGAAAATTCTATATCAAAGGCAATTATGTTCCCGGTTACCCCTGCGTGGAAGAAACCACCGATACTTCGTCCAATAACTGGACCTATGGCGTGCATCCTGACGGGCAGCCCGGAGCGGCGGCCGCACTGGCCAATGCCCGCGTCGATACGCCGTTCCCTTATGCGCCGGTGACCACACAATCAGCACAGGATGCCTTTGTCTCCGTCACCGCCACCGCAGGCGCTATCCTGCCTCGCAGGGATACCGTCGACAGGCGTATCATCAGAGAAACACGCACCGGTACCGCTACCTTCGGCGATACCAGCTATCATGCGCCAGGGGCGGGCAACCCGTCCGGTATCATCGACTGCCAGAACACCGTCGGCGGATGGCCCACGCTCACTTCTTCCACCTACCCCGATGATACAGACAACGACGGGCTGCCCAACTGGTGGGAGAAAATGAAAGGCGGCGACTCTATCAGCATAGCAGCCAATAGCGTTGACAGTGACGGGTTTACCATGCTGGAAAAATACCTCAACGCTATCCCTTCACCTGACCAACAGGTGACTTTCACACAAACAGCCGGCATCCGCGCCGGCGGAGATACCGTACGCATCAGCTTTGACACCGATTGGGCGAAAGACGTTTTTGCATTCGGTATCTTCCGCTCTACCGACAACACCAGCTTTACGAAGATCGCCACTATCAATTCCAACATCAACCAAACACACTACGCTACTGACTATCCAGCCGCTCCGGCCCAAACGTGCTACTATAAAATCGGCAGCTACCGCCCTAATGGTACCGGTGATACCGTATACAGCCAAACCATCACCCTCGACAACGCGCTGATGATGCGTCAACAGGCCAACAAAGCATTGAGGCACGCCCTATCATCTTCCGTGAACACCCAAAACAGCAATATCACGATATACCCCAACCCCGTGTCAGACAGGCTGACAGTGGGCCATCCGGCCGTAAAAGGCAGGGCAGGCATCACCCTCTACACGGTGGACGGGCAACGGGTAAAAACCTGCATCGCCGCCAACGGCGCCACAACTACCAACATCAACACCGGAGAACTCGGCAACGGCACCTACCTGCTGGTGATGGACAACGGAGGCGTCAGGACAGGAAAGGTGTTCCTAATTTTTAAATGA
- a CDS encoding SusC/RagA family TonB-linked outer membrane protein gives MMYKKEFIKQLTGMFVCMMLWLAPAATAQSQGNTITGTVTSAENRQPLPGVTVRLKGTQTATITDENGRYTLKLPAAADKLLFSYTGHVAREESISHRSVIDVSMVMETKNISDVVVVGYATVRRKDLTGAVSSVNARQLKDIPVNSAAEALTGRLAGVQITSSEGKPGSDFTIKVRGGGSVTQDNAPLYIIDGVQVEDGFAGIAPQDIESVDVLKDASATAIYGARGANGVVIITTKNGKEGKTIVSYNGTVGIRRLPKELKVLSPYEFVQFQYERSRGLTADSLSFANIYGEDLEKYKSVPTIDWQDNVFGRKALMQTHNVSIAGGTKSTRFNLSYTNNQEEGIMLDAGLKRNLINFKLDHKANDKLRIGLNVRYSDETISGAGSSNEGASAYNGLRHAIKYRPFNLDNTNAEEEDDTDYYNDTNAGNGLGIINPVLLSNAQYRRKYTRVFNIGGYLNYTFNKNFSFRSTIGYDRNSQELNAFDGSVTSNSRLNGANLPLISNILTNRSSMNNSNVVTYTNRAKKGHHVQALLGEETYTTRSNMLDNELRYFPAGITPEKAFAQFNLGQTVPLFPKTTVLESSLLSFFGKINYDYQDKYLFSASLRADGSSKFAPDKRWGYFPAAALSWRISQEAFMREAHFISDLKLRVSYGLAGNNRIGDYLYLNTYAANAQYALNEQITPGYASNSLANKNLKWETTVSRNIGLDAAFFKDRLQFTADLYYNKVKDLLIPIRIPTSSGYLEQLQNVGTTSNKGIELQLAATIIQKNDFSWTSTFNIAFNRNKVESLSGYLTQFYKNSGWGISGQPADFIIRTGEPVGSMYGFVNDGFYTLNDFNYDASTKIYSLKPGVTDVSSAIGIAQPGWMKLKDLNGDGIIDENDKTIIGNANPTCSGGLNQQFSYKNFDLSVFLNFVVGNSILNANKVEFTNAYSRHTNMLGIMEDRWRTIDNNGKVIQQVITVGGRQVVTGASPEELAAVNSNAKIWMPISGAGAFYPTSWALEDGSFLRINNITIGYTFPAKWLGRAKIGSLRIYATGNNLAVLTRYTGYDPEVNSRRSTPITPGVDYAAYPRSRSFFFGLNLTL, from the coding sequence ATGATGTATAAAAAGGAATTTATCAAACAACTAACCGGCATGTTTGTCTGTATGATGCTGTGGCTGGCACCCGCCGCCACAGCACAGTCACAGGGAAACACTATAACGGGAACGGTTACTTCGGCAGAAAACCGCCAACCACTGCCAGGCGTCACCGTTAGACTAAAAGGCACACAAACAGCCACTATCACCGATGAAAACGGTCGCTATACCCTCAAACTGCCGGCTGCCGCAGACAAACTGCTTTTCTCCTATACCGGCCATGTCGCCCGGGAAGAGAGTATCAGCCACCGCAGCGTTATCGACGTATCTATGGTGATGGAAACGAAGAACATCAGCGACGTCGTGGTGGTGGGTTATGCTACCGTCAGAAGAAAAGACCTTACCGGGGCCGTGTCTTCCGTTAATGCCAGACAACTGAAAGATATTCCTGTCAACTCAGCCGCAGAAGCGCTTACCGGCCGTCTCGCCGGCGTGCAGATCACCTCCTCAGAAGGCAAGCCCGGCTCCGATTTCACCATTAAAGTACGGGGCGGCGGGTCCGTCACACAAGACAACGCACCCCTTTATATCATCGATGGCGTGCAGGTGGAGGACGGATTTGCAGGCATCGCGCCACAGGACATCGAATCCGTAGACGTGCTCAAAGATGCTTCCGCCACCGCGATATACGGCGCCCGTGGCGCCAACGGCGTAGTGATCATCACCACCAAAAACGGAAAAGAAGGTAAAACCATCGTCAGTTACAACGGCACCGTCGGCATACGCCGCCTGCCAAAGGAGCTGAAAGTACTGTCACCCTATGAGTTTGTACAGTTCCAATACGAAAGAAGCCGCGGCCTTACCGCCGACAGCCTTTCCTTTGCCAATATCTACGGGGAAGACCTGGAGAAATACAAGTCCGTTCCCACCATCGACTGGCAGGACAACGTCTTCGGCCGAAAAGCCCTGATGCAGACACATAACGTAAGCATCGCCGGAGGCACCAAAAGCACCCGGTTCAATCTCTCTTACACCAACAACCAGGAAGAAGGCATTATGCTCGATGCAGGACTAAAACGCAACCTCATCAATTTTAAACTGGACCATAAAGCGAATGACAAACTACGTATAGGTCTTAACGTAAGATACAGCGATGAAACCATCAGCGGCGCCGGCTCTTCCAATGAAGGCGCCTCCGCCTACAACGGTCTGCGGCACGCTATCAAATACCGCCCTTTTAATCTCGATAATACCAACGCTGAAGAAGAAGACGATACAGATTACTATAACGATACCAACGCCGGCAACGGTCTCGGTATCATCAACCCGGTGCTGCTCAGCAACGCGCAATACCGGCGAAAATATACCCGCGTATTCAACATCGGCGGTTACCTTAACTACACCTTCAACAAAAATTTCTCTTTCCGCTCCACCATCGGATATGACCGCAACAGCCAGGAACTGAACGCCTTCGACGGCTCCGTCACGTCCAATTCCAGGCTCAACGGCGCCAACCTGCCGCTCATCAGCAATATACTCACCAATCGCAGCTCAATGAACAACTCCAACGTGGTCACCTATACGAACAGAGCAAAAAAAGGGCATCATGTGCAGGCGTTGCTCGGTGAGGAAACATATACCACCCGGTCCAATATGCTGGACAACGAACTGCGTTATTTCCCCGCCGGCATCACGCCGGAAAAGGCTTTTGCGCAGTTCAACCTCGGGCAGACAGTCCCGCTCTTTCCTAAAACAACGGTGCTCGAAAGCAGCCTGTTGTCTTTCTTTGGAAAAATCAATTACGATTACCAGGACAAATATCTGTTCAGCGCCAGTCTCCGCGCAGACGGCTCGTCTAAATTCGCACCGGACAAACGCTGGGGGTACTTCCCTGCCGCAGCGCTCTCCTGGCGGATATCACAGGAAGCCTTTATGCGTGAAGCGCATTTTATTTCCGATCTGAAACTACGCGTAAGCTACGGCCTCGCCGGCAACAACCGCATCGGCGATTATCTCTACCTGAACACCTATGCCGCCAACGCACAATATGCCCTGAACGAACAGATCACACCCGGTTATGCCTCCAATAGCCTGGCCAACAAAAACCTGAAATGGGAAACCACCGTATCACGGAACATCGGACTGGACGCGGCTTTCTTCAAAGACAGACTGCAATTCACCGCAGACCTGTATTACAACAAAGTAAAAGACCTGCTCATTCCTATCCGCATTCCCACCAGTTCGGGCTACCTGGAACAACTGCAGAACGTAGGCACCACTTCCAACAAAGGCATAGAACTGCAACTGGCTGCTACCATTATACAGAAAAATGATTTCAGCTGGACATCCACCTTCAACATTGCCTTTAACCGCAACAAGGTGGAATCGCTCTCCGGATACCTGACACAGTTCTATAAAAACTCCGGTTGGGGCATTTCCGGACAGCCCGCCGATTTCATCATCAGGACCGGCGAGCCTGTTGGTTCCATGTACGGTTTTGTGAATGATGGTTTTTATACCCTGAATGATTTTAACTACGACGCCAGTACGAAAATATACAGCCTGAAACCAGGCGTAACAGACGTATCTTCCGCAATCGGCATTGCACAGCCCGGATGGATGAAACTAAAAGACCTCAATGGCGACGGCATCATCGATGAAAACGATAAAACTATTATCGGCAATGCCAATCCCACCTGCAGCGGAGGCCTTAACCAGCAGTTTTCGTATAAAAATTTTGATCTGAGCGTGTTTTTGAATTTCGTGGTCGGCAACAGCATTCTGAATGCCAACAAAGTGGAATTTACCAACGCCTATTCCCGACATACCAACATGCTGGGCATCATGGAAGACCGCTGGCGCACCATAGACAACAATGGTAAAGTCATACAGCAGGTCATCACGGTTGGCGGCAGGCAGGTGGTTACCGGAGCATCGCCGGAAGAACTGGCGGCAGTGAACAGCAACGCTAAAATATGGATGCCCATCTCCGGCGCCGGCGCTTTCTATCCTACCTCCTGGGCATTGGAGGACGGTTCTTTCCTGCGAATCAACAATATCACCATCGGCTATACGTTTCCGGCGAAATGGCTGGGCAGGGCAAAGATCGGCAGTCTGCGGATTTACGCCACCGGCAACAATCTGGCCGTGCTCACCCGTTACACCGGATATGACCCGGAAGTGAACTCCCGCCGTTCCACGCCCATCACGCCGGGAGTAGATTATGCCGCCTATCCCCGCAGCCGCTCTTTCTTTTTTGGTTTAAATCTGACATTATGA